A genomic stretch from Pomacea canaliculata isolate SZHN2017 linkage group LG2, ASM307304v1, whole genome shotgun sequence includes:
- the LOC112558376 gene encoding sialin-like isoform X2, which produces MTNCDFKIAPLKAPALCSQRWNLSILCFFGFLVVYVVRVNLSVAIICMVRTPRLNVTSGQAGQRISDDHGIDYGHSTAFPDVTSDSPFTSQDEVSDSDCSLESTRTTRTETGEFDWDKGTQARLLSMYFYGYIFTQIPGGWLAGRYGGQRVWGVCQAICALCTLATFLAARANVYLVYALRFLLGIAAGVSFPCVHSMMGRWAPKLERSKLVSFSFTGLSVGNVLTFSLSALLCVYGFDNGWGSIFYLAGIGNLVWVVVWFVVTADTPAKHKRISEVERSYILNSIGETPEDKERLATPWRAMFTSGPVWACISAHMLHNYTNYTLLTSLPAFMKEVLKFDIKQNGGLSSLPYLCQALMSVLSGQVADRLRERGVLSTKNTRKVFQCLAFVGSAVCIVSAGYMTCDQRPLAVFLLCLCLTFVGLNRAGYAVNHIDLAPRHAGVLYGITNSAGTIPGMIAPLVVGALTPNRTAEEWRHVFFLCFAMAILGAILFAVFADGELQSWAAPPAAVEVIEYIKEKDVRSEDPELDASKATEKS; this is translated from the exons ATGACCAATTGTGATTTCAAAATCGCGCCATTAAAAG CTCCCGCACTTTGTTCTCAAAGATGGAACCTCTCCATACTGTGCTTTTTCGGCTTTCTCGTCGTGTACGTTGTTCGTGTGAACCTCAGTGTGGCCATCATCTGCATGGTGCGCACGCCCCGCCtcaacgtcacttccggtcaAGCGGGTCAAAGGATCTCGGATGATCATGGCATAGACTATGGACACAGCACAGCGTTCCCGGATGTAACCTCTGATTCACCTTTCACTTCACAGGATGAAGTCAGTGACAGCGACTGCAGTCTGGAATCCACGAGAACCACGCGCACTGAG aCTGGCGAATTTGACTGGGATAAAGGGACGCAAGCACGACTTTTGTCTATGTATTTCTACGG GTACATCTTCACTCAAATTCCgggtggctggctggccggTCGCTATGGTGGGCAACGCGTGTGGGGGGTTTGCCAGGCTATCTGTGCCTTGTGCACCCTGGCCACGTTCCTGGCTGCACGTGCTAACGTCTACTTAGTCTACGCCCTCAGGTTTCTTCTTGGAATAGCAGCG GGTGTCTCTTTTCCTTGCGTTCACTCCATGATGGGCAGATGGGCGCCGAAACTTGAGAGGAGCAAACTAGTTTCCTTCAGCTTTACTG GTCTATCAGTAGGAAACGTGCTCACCTTCTCCCTGTCCGCCTTGTTGTGTGTCTACGGATTTGACAACGGCTGGGGCTCCATCTTTTATCTGGCCG GAATAGGCAACCTGGTGTGGGTCGTGGTGTGGTTTGTGGTGACGGCAGACACGCCAGCTAAACACAAGAGGATCAGTGAGGTGGAACGAAGCTACATACTGAATTCCATCGGTGAGACACCCGAGGACAAG GAAAGACTGGCGACCCCTTGGCGAGCCATGTTCACATCAGGTCCAGTGTGGGCCTGTATCAGTGCTCACATGCTGCACAACTACACCAACTATActctgctgacgtcacttccagCGTTTATGAAGGAGGTGCTGAAGTTCGATATAAAGCAG aACGGCGGTCTGTCGTCCCTGCCCTACCTGTGTCAAGCCTTGATGTCTGTCCTGTCGGGACAGGTGGCGGACAGGTTGAGAGAGAGGGGCGTCCTCAGCACCAAGAACACCAGGAAGGTCTTCCAGTGCCTTG CTTTCGTGGGGTCGGCCGTCTGCATCGTCTCTGCAGGTTACATGACTTGCGATCAGCGACCTCTGGCGGTGTTTTTGCTGTGCCTGTGTTTAACCTTTGTGGGTTTGAACCGCGCAGGTTACGCTGTCAATCACATCGATCTTGCCCCAAG GCACGCTGGAGTGTTGTACGGCATCACAAACAGCGCTGGCACCATACCTGGGATGATCGCACCTCTGGTGGTTGGCGCCCTCACGCCAAAC AGGACAGCTGAAGAATGGCGCCACGTGTTCTTCCTCTGTTTTGCCATGGCGATTCTGGGCGCCATCTTGTTCGCGGTTTTTGCAGATGGGGAGTTGCAGAGCTGGGCAGCTCCCCCGGCTGCGGTGGAAGTGATCGAGTATATCAAAGAGAAAGACGTGCGCAGCGAGGATCCAGAACTTGATGCTTCCAAGGCTACTGAGAAGTCTTAG
- the LOC112558376 gene encoding sialin-like isoform X1 gives MTNCDFKIAPLKAPALCSQRWNLSILCFFGFLVVYVVRVNLSVAIICMVRTPRLNVTSGQAGQRISDDHGIDYGHSTAFPDVTSDSPFTSQDEVSDSDCSLESTRTTRTETGEFDWDKGTQARLLSMYFYGYIFTQIPGGWLAGRYGGQRVWGVCQAICALCTLATFLAARANVYLVYALRFLLGIAAGVSFPCVHSMMGRWAPKLERSKLVSFSFTGLSVGNVLTFSLSALLCVYGFDNGWGSIFYLAGIGNLVWVVVWFVVTADTPAKHKRISEVERSYILNSIGETPEDKERLATPWRAMFTSGPVWACISAHMLHNYTNYTLLTSLPAFMKEVLKFDIKQNGGLSSLPYLCQALMSVLSGQVADRLRERGVLSTKNTRKVFQCLAFVGSAVCIVSAGYMTCDQRPLAVFLLCLCLTFVGLNRAGYAVNHIDLAPRHAGVLYGITNSAGTIPGMIAPLVVGALTPNVSNHSKHHGVKSVKSGQLDKTESSYTSAFSVYKSSVTEVRPDLLVTSNYACNRRNGLCGVELVRMHKEDVHSGTP, from the exons ATGACCAATTGTGATTTCAAAATCGCGCCATTAAAAG CTCCCGCACTTTGTTCTCAAAGATGGAACCTCTCCATACTGTGCTTTTTCGGCTTTCTCGTCGTGTACGTTGTTCGTGTGAACCTCAGTGTGGCCATCATCTGCATGGTGCGCACGCCCCGCCtcaacgtcacttccggtcaAGCGGGTCAAAGGATCTCGGATGATCATGGCATAGACTATGGACACAGCACAGCGTTCCCGGATGTAACCTCTGATTCACCTTTCACTTCACAGGATGAAGTCAGTGACAGCGACTGCAGTCTGGAATCCACGAGAACCACGCGCACTGAG aCTGGCGAATTTGACTGGGATAAAGGGACGCAAGCACGACTTTTGTCTATGTATTTCTACGG GTACATCTTCACTCAAATTCCgggtggctggctggccggTCGCTATGGTGGGCAACGCGTGTGGGGGGTTTGCCAGGCTATCTGTGCCTTGTGCACCCTGGCCACGTTCCTGGCTGCACGTGCTAACGTCTACTTAGTCTACGCCCTCAGGTTTCTTCTTGGAATAGCAGCG GGTGTCTCTTTTCCTTGCGTTCACTCCATGATGGGCAGATGGGCGCCGAAACTTGAGAGGAGCAAACTAGTTTCCTTCAGCTTTACTG GTCTATCAGTAGGAAACGTGCTCACCTTCTCCCTGTCCGCCTTGTTGTGTGTCTACGGATTTGACAACGGCTGGGGCTCCATCTTTTATCTGGCCG GAATAGGCAACCTGGTGTGGGTCGTGGTGTGGTTTGTGGTGACGGCAGACACGCCAGCTAAACACAAGAGGATCAGTGAGGTGGAACGAAGCTACATACTGAATTCCATCGGTGAGACACCCGAGGACAAG GAAAGACTGGCGACCCCTTGGCGAGCCATGTTCACATCAGGTCCAGTGTGGGCCTGTATCAGTGCTCACATGCTGCACAACTACACCAACTATActctgctgacgtcacttccagCGTTTATGAAGGAGGTGCTGAAGTTCGATATAAAGCAG aACGGCGGTCTGTCGTCCCTGCCCTACCTGTGTCAAGCCTTGATGTCTGTCCTGTCGGGACAGGTGGCGGACAGGTTGAGAGAGAGGGGCGTCCTCAGCACCAAGAACACCAGGAAGGTCTTCCAGTGCCTTG CTTTCGTGGGGTCGGCCGTCTGCATCGTCTCTGCAGGTTACATGACTTGCGATCAGCGACCTCTGGCGGTGTTTTTGCTGTGCCTGTGTTTAACCTTTGTGGGTTTGAACCGCGCAGGTTACGCTGTCAATCACATCGATCTTGCCCCAAG GCACGCTGGAGTGTTGTACGGCATCACAAACAGCGCTGGCACCATACCTGGGATGATCGCACCTCTGGTGGTTGGCGCCCTCACGCCAAACGTGAGTAACCATTCAAAACATCATGGAGTAAAGTCGGTCAAGAGTGGGCAGCTCGACAAGACTGAATCCAGTTACACTTCTGCTTTCAGTGTTTATAAAAGCTCTGTGACAGAAGTCAGGCCAGACCTTTTAGTCACAAGCAACTATGCCTGTAACAGACGCAATGGACTCTGTGGGGTCGAGCTGGTAAGGATGCACAAAGAAGACGTCCATAGTGGTACACCATGA
- the LOC112558378 gene encoding LOW QUALITY PROTEIN: uncharacterized transporter slc-17.2-like (The sequence of the model RefSeq protein was modified relative to this genomic sequence to represent the inferred CDS: inserted 1 base in 1 codon) — MTGLRKAPSLGSQRWNLAILCFFGYVVMYAARVNLSVAIICMVRTPRVNVTSAALRNASKHGLTSEESSVLPEMTSGTITAEEDGAYQTDCGLNNINQVQPLNDDEFDWDKETQSLLLAMYFYGYIFTQIPGGWLAGRYGGRRVWGXCQTICALSTLATPLAARANVHLVYVIRFILGLAAGVSNPCVYAIMGRWAPILERSKLMSFCTTGYPVGNVLTFSLSGLLCAYGFDSGWGSIFYLTGVGNLLWVVVWFVVTADTPAQHKRISEVERNYILSSIGDTLEKKVGTVLVMLRYMFYTVDHT; from the exons ATGACCGGGTTACGGAAAG CGCCTTCACTTGGTTCTCAGCGATGGAACCTCGCCATTCTGTGTTTCTTTGGATATGTTGTTATGTATGCTGCTCGAGTGAACCTGAGTGTGGCCATCATCTGCATGGTGCGCACACCACGTGTCAACGTCACTTCCGCGGCTCTGAGAAACGCTAGTAAACATGGCCTCACCTCGGAAGAAAGTTCTGTTCTTCCGGAGATGACCTCTGGCACCATTACAGCAGAGGAGGATGGGGCTTATCAAACTGACTGTGGTTTAAACAACATAAATCAAGTCCAACCTTTAAAT GATGACGAATTCGACTGGGACAAGGAAACACAATCTCTCCTTTTGGCCATGTACTTCTACGG gtacattttcacacaaatcCCGGGGGGTTGGCTGGCCGGTCGCTATGGTGGGCGGCGCGTGTGGG TGTGTCAAACCATCTGTGCCCTCAGCACGCTGGCCACGCCCCTCGCTGCACGTGCCAATGTCCATCTAGTTTATGTCATTAGGTTTATTCTTGGATTAGCAGCG GGTGTCTCTAACCCCTGTGTTTATGCCATCATGGGCAGGTGGGCGCCCATACTGGAGAGGAGCAAGTTAATGTCCTTCTGCACCACCG gttACCCAGTTGGAAACGTTCTGACCTTCTCGCTGTCCGGCCTGCTGTGTGCTTACGGATTTGACAGCGGGTGGGGATCCATATTCTACCTGACAG GTGTAGGGAATCTCCTGTGGGTCGTGGTGTGGTTTGTGGTGACGGCCGACACACCAGCTCAACACAAGAGGATCAGCGAGGTGGAAAGGAACTACATACTGAGTTCCATTGGTGACACCCTCGAGAAAAAGGTAGGTACTGTCCTCGTTATGCTACGTTACATGTTTTACACAGTCGACCACACATGA
- the LOC112558375 gene encoding sialin-like, which translates to MVDSKQVLPKVPALCSQRWNLAVMCFFGFLIVYVTRVNLSVAIICMVRAPRVNVTSVDQRNLLTGGQTSEVSTIPINVTTDEGTAEDESDCSLEIMKPSVSMSDGEFVWDKATQSRLLAMYFYGYIFTQIPGGWLAGRYGGRRVWGVCQSICALSTLATPLAARAHVYLVYALRFLLGLAAGVSYPCVYAMMGRWAPKLERSKIMSFCVTGSSVANVLTFSLSALLCVYGFDNGWGSIFYLSGIGNLVWVVVWFVVTADTPAKHKRISEAERNYIQSSIGDTPEDKEKLPTPWRALLTSAPVWACVIAQMSSTYIAYTLLTSLPAFMKEVLKFEIKQNGALSALPYLCQAVISALSGQVADRLRERGFLSTKNTRKLFQISSSLGMAICIVSAGYINCSQRPLAVFLLCLCLSFYGLSRAGYIVNHIDIAPRHAGVMFGITNTAGTIPGMVAPLVVGALTPNRTAEEWRHVFYVCAALSVVGAVVYGIFAEGELQSWAAPPPVENTVKYESAKVENDNENHTQTSSERKDVSLGDVTPNNSNLVSPGKEDTNKSRI; encoded by the exons ATGGTGGATTCTAAACAGGTTTTACCAAAGG TACCTGCGCTCTGTTCTCAAAGATGGAACCTCGCTGTCATGTGTTTCTTTGGCTTTCTCATCGTGTACGTCACTCGTGTGAACCTGAGCGTGGCCATCATCTGCATGGTGCGTGCTCCGCGAGTCAACGTCACTTCCGTCGATCAAAGAAACCTTCTTACAGGGGGTCAAACTTCTGAGGTCAGCACCATTCCTATCAATGTGACTACAGACGAAGGAACAGCAGAGGATGAAAGCGACTGCAGTTTGGAAATTATGAAACCAAGCGTGTCTATGAGC gatggtGAATTTGTTTGGGATAAGGCGACACAATCTCGTCTTTTGGCCATGTACTTCTATGG GTACATTTTCACTCAAATTCCGGGTGGTTGGCTGGCCGGTCGCTACGGTGGGCGGCGCGTGTGGGGGGTGTGTCAAAGCATCTGTGCCCTCAGTACCCTGGCCACGCCCCTCGCTGCACGTGCCCATGTCTACCTGGTCTACGCCCTCAGGTTTCTCCTGGGACTAGCAGCG GGTGTTTCTTATCCCTGCGTGTACGCCATGATGGGCAGGTGGGCTCCGAAACTGGAGAGAAGCAAAATAATGTCCTTCTGCGTCACCG GATCCTCGGTTGCAAACGTACTGACCTTCTCACTGTCCGCACTGTTGTGTGTCTATGGTTTCGACAACGGCTGGGGCTCCATCTTCTATCTGTCCG GTATAGGCAACCTGGTGTGGGTCGTGGTGTGGTTTGTGGTGACGGCAGACACGCCAGCTAAACACAAGAGGATCAGCGAGGCTGAACGGAACTACATACAGAGTTCTATTGGCGACACACCCGAGGACAAG GAAAAGCTTCCGACCCCATGGCGAGCCCTTTTGACATCAGCTCCTGTCTGGGCATGTGTTATTGCTCAAATGTCTTCTACATACATTGCATACACTctactgacgtcacttcctgcttttATGAAGGAGGTTTTGAAGTTTGAAATAAAGCAG AATGGAGCTTTGTCAGCGCTGCCCTACCTGTGTCAGGCCGTGATTTCTGCGCTGTCGGGACAAGTGGCTGACAGGTTGAGAGAGAGGGGCTTCCTCAGCACCAAGAACACCAGGAAGCTCTTCCAGATCTCGT cGTCACTGGGAATGGCAATCTGCATTGTATCTGCTGGATATATAAATTGTAGTCAGCGACCTCTGGCGGTGTTTCTGCTGTgcctttgtctgtctttctacGGGCTATCCCGCGCAGGATACATCGTCAATCATATTGATATCGCCCCTAG ACATGCCGGGGTGATGTTTGGTATCACAAACACTGCTGGCACTATCCCTGGAATGGTGGCACCGCTAGTCGTTGGAGCCCTGACACCAAAC AGAACAGCTGAGGAATGGCGTCACGTGTTCTACGTCTGCGCAGCGCTTTCCGTTGTGGGCGCGGTAGTGTACGGCATCTTTGCAGAGGGAGAGTTACAGAGCTGGGCGGCTCCTCCACCTGTGGAAAACACTGTGAAATATGAAAGTGCAAAAGTGGAAAACGACAACGAGAATCACACTCAAACCTCATCCGAGCGAAAAGACGTTTCTCTAGGGGACGTCACCCCAAACAACTCCAATCTTGTCTCCCCAGGAAAGGAGGACACCAACAAGAGTAGAATCTGA